CCAGTGTGTCAATGAGAGACTCAAATGGTAGATCTTGGTGAGTTTTAGCCGCAGAGACTACCTGATGTACTTGCCTGATTAATTCATCAGCTGTTATATCTGCATTTAACTTTACTCGTAGCGCCAGCGAGTTGACAAAAAAGCCAATTACGTCTTGGGTCTGGGCATGATGACGATTATCTGACGGAGTACCTATCAGGATATCTTCTTGCCCTGATAGGCTAGACAGTGTTGCAAAAAAAGCACTGAGGAGGACGGTATATAGAGTAGTTTCCCTTGATTGGGCATAGTGCCGTAACTTCAGGGATAGTTCAGCCTCTAACGTAAAGTAGATATTTTTTCCTCGGTAATCCATTTTTTGGGACGAGGACGATCTGTTGGTAAAATTAAAAGTTCATAACCGTATAGGGTATTATGCCAGAAAGACTTTAACTTGGAGAGATTCTCCCCATTTAGATAATCCCTTTGCCATTGGGCGTAATCGCTATATTGGATGGATAGGTCTGGTAAGCCTATTTCCTGGCTATTAAGTAAAGACTGGTAGATGTTAGATAATTCCCGTAAGAAAATATCCATTGACCAGCCATCAAACGCAATATGATGCCACATAATTAGCAAATACAGCTTTTTATTGGCCTCATAATATTTCAGACGCATTGGTGGATCTTGTGACAGATCGAAGGGGCGCACTATCTCATCTTTTACCGCCGGTAGTAACTTTTCTTCTGTGTTTAAGTGGTTTGTCGAAATTTTAACAGGGCCAGATAATATCTGGCTGATATTCCGGTTATCAGACTCAATATAGACTGAATTGAGCACGGGATGACGTATTGCCAAATGTGTAAAAGCACTTTGTAGAATATCTAATCGGGCATCTTGGTCCAATTGCACTAAATATGGAATGTGATATGCACAGGTTTCAGGCTCTAACCGTTCAATAAATAATAGTCGCTCCTGAGCAAAAGACAGACGGTATTGCAAGAGTTCCTCAAGCCTAAAAAATTTTTTCTGTGAGTCAATTTCTCTTCTTTGTAAATACTTAACTAACTGAGGCTTTTCTGCTTTCAATCGTGTTAGCAGTTCTTTCGGTATTTCATCACCGCTACTTGCCAATTTAAGAATATCTCCACTGACCCATACAGCCAGGTTATTTTTTTTGAGCTCTTTTAATAACGCTAACATCAACTAAATCTCCATTACTAACTGATTATTAGCTGTAGGCTTATCAGCCAGCTTGGGAATGACCATGCTTTGTTGGTTTTTTAATGCAAGTGCTAATCTGGCAACGGTGCTGTGCTCTAATAATAGGCGTAAGGGAATATCTATCCCGTTTAACTTTCGGCTGACAGCTGTGAGCTTTACTGCATTGATAGAATTGCCACCGATACGAAAGAAGTTATCCTCAATCCCGACCTTGTCCAGCTTCAAGACTTCTTGCCAAACTGTACATAAATGTCGTTCAAGCTCATTTCTTGGTGCTTCGTAATTATGCTGGGTGACCATTTCTGGCTCAGGTAACAGATTGGGGTCAAATTTTCCATTGATATTAAGGGGGATGACATCTATTAAATTATATGAATCAGGCACCATATAATTTGGTAGGCTCGACTGTAGAAATGACTTTATTGCGTCGCAATCCAGTACTACATCATGTGTTGAAACCAAATAGGCTGCCAAGACTTGATTACCCTTTAACTCCCGTTTAATAACAACTGCCTGTTTTATTTCAGGGTGAGTGCACAAGATGTTTTCGATTTCGCTTGTTTCTATTCGATAACCACGGATTTTTATTTGGCTGTCGTTACGGCCAAAATACTCTAGAGAACCGTCAGGTAACCAGCGGACTAAATCACCAGTTTTATATAATCTATCGTAACCTCTATCGAGATCTTCCTGTGTTGCAAAATAGTTGGGAATAAATCGCTGTTGCGTTAAGGTTTCTCTATTTAAATATCCGCGAGCCAGGCAAGCTCCACCTATATATAATTCGCCAATAACACCAACAGGTGAATAATGTCCATATTCATTTAATACATAAAGCCTCACATTATCGATTGGTTTTCCTATGTTTATTTGGTCAGGCTTCTCTATTTTTTGTTGTGTCACACATACCGTGGCCTCTGTCGGGCCATATTCATTAAATGTGAACTCGGCAGGCAATACTGCTAATGGACTTAAATTGTCACCACCTGTGTGGACTAATGTTAATGTGGAATTTCTTAGTTCTTCTGCAATTTCATTGAGTATTGCAGTTGGAATAAATGCTTGGTTAATATTATTCTCAGTGATATATGAAATTAGCCTTTCACTCTCAACTCTACATTCATCCGAAGCAATATGGAGTTCCGAGCCAGATAAAAGTGCTGGAAATATTTCAAAAACACTGGCATCAAAAACATAGTTGGAGAACTGTAAGATCCGTTTTTCAGTATTCAACTGATGACTTTTGATCATATATTGAGTCAGATTTACTACGCTTTGATGCTCTATCATCACCCCCTTGGGTTTTCCTGTAGTGCCGGAGGTGTAAATCACATATGCAAGAGCTCTGGGATCTAGCTTAATGGCGGGAGATGCTGACGATTGAGTGGATAGCAATTCAGGTATATCAACAGAAATAAGTAATGGAACATTTTTAAATTCTGATAGTTTTTTATCAATAGCAGTAAAGTGGTGCCGTTGCGTCAAAATAATCGGAGCTTGACTGTCTTTAAAAATAAATTGAGTACGTTGCTCTGGGTATTCTGGAGAGATGGGTAAATAGGCTCCGCCAACTTTTAAAACGGCTAACATACTAATAATCATTTCCAGGCTGCGATCTAAATACAACGCTACTATTGTATCTGCCATTAACTCATGGCCGGTTTGAGCTCGATACTGAGTGAGAATAACCTGGGCAAGTTGATTAGCCTTCTTATTAAGCTCCTGATAGCTGATAACACTATCCTGATATACCAGGGCTGTATTTTGGGGGGCTTTACTTACCTGGGATTCAAATAATTCAACCAAAGTTCTGGTCGCTGAATATTCGGTATCGGTATTATTCCATCTGGCAATTTGTTGATTCAATTTAGTATCAGCTATCACTAAATCCGATATTTTACTGGCATCCCCCTGCAGGATTTGTGTCATTACAGACTTAAATGAGGCCATCATATTCTGAATAAACCAAGGGGCATGTCGTTCCTGATTGAACTCCCATAGTACGGTAACGGGATCACCACTGCCTTCCTGCCCCATCCTCGGGATAACCACAATATTTAAATCGAATTTTGCGGATTTGCTGCCGATGGCTTCGACCAATTGTATCTCTGAGATGCCAGGTAATGTCATTTTCGGTAAGGGAGAATCATGAAAACTAAAGCAGACCTGAAATAACGGATTTAGTCCTTTGATGCGTTCAGGATTTACCAAATCAACAACAGTTTCAAATGGAAGTTCCTGATTTTTTTGTATTTCTTGTATCGTATCAAAGCAGGTATGAATAAAATTATTAATTCCTTGTTTTGAGTTTTGTTTTATTCTTGCAACATTGGTTGCCACCATCATTCCGATAGTATTTTCTACTCCTTGATAATTACGGTTCGCAGTACCAGTGCCGACGCAAATATCGGTATCGCCGGAGTACCGAGATAATACTAAGTTGACGGCCGCCAACATAAAGGAAAATGGCGTTACTCCCTGTTTCTGACAATAATTTTGTATTTCATGCCAGAAATTCCGAGGGATCTTCATTTTTTTAGTATCTCCTCCCTTTAAATCTCCTGCGGCGGTCTGAGGTAAATTGATTTTAGTTGGGGCATCTTTGAGTTTTTTATACCAGAATAGCTTCTGTTTTTCAGCTGCTTCGCTCGTTAGCCAATTGTTTTGAAAAACAGCAAAGTCGGCGTACTGCCCAACATGATTAAGAGTTGTTTTTTTCTGCCCTCGAGTCTTTGCTTATAGCAGGAGAATAAATGCTCAAGAAATATATTTGAGGACCAGCCATCATGGACAAGGTGGTATTCAATGTGAACAAGAATATGTTCTTTGTCTGTTAATTTTACTAATCCCCAGCGTACCAAAGGTAGTTGGGTAATGTCGAATACCTGATTCAGTCCTTCTGCTATTAAATAGTCAACTTGCTGTTGAGCCTGTTGATAATTCATGGAACTAAAATCATATCTGGCTATCTCAACTTGGTAGCTTTCATGGATGTATTGGCAGGGTTCCTCCAAAGAATAGGACGTTCGGTAAATCTCATGTGCATCGACTACATCCTGGATAGAGTGAGCAAGAATGTCTGGATCGATTTCACCTTTTAGAATCAACTTACTCTTTGCATGATATGCTCTATTTCCTGGGTTGGATTTTGTCAAAAACCATATGGCTCGCTGCTGTGAGGATAAAGGTGAAATAGTCCGATATTTATTATCCCTGGTGTTGATACTGAAACTTTGCTGGCAGCGAGGTAATTGCTGCCAGATATTTTCAGGTGTGCGCTCTGTATAAATTAACTCAACTGGAATATTTACAGATGCTTCTCTGGCGAGTTTTGAACATAATCGAATAGCTGAGATTGAGTCGCCACCAGCGGCAAAGAAGTCTTCTTTCCATGCCAAAGGTAACGCTGTGTATTTACTTATCAAGACTAGAAACGTCGCCTGTTCAGAATTAAGATTCACATCCATCATCGCAGATGGATCGTGTGTTGCCATAGATAATAAAATCGATTTATCTATTTTTCCATTCTCTGTCAGCGGAAGCTCAGGTAGAATTAGAAAATGCTCAGGTACCATGTGAAGTGGCAAATGTGCCTTTAGGTGTGATTCGAGCTGTTGTATATCCAACGAGAATTCTTGCTTGAGTACTGCATATGCATACAGCGATTTTTTGTTTCCTGTATCGCTTGCAAGTACGCATGCCAAGGCAATGCCATTTAGAGTTTTTAGGCAATTTTCAATTTCCGAAAGCTCTATTCGGTGGCCTCGTATTTTTACTTGCGAGTCATTCCTACCTATAAACTCAAATTCGTCTCCTTGGAGACGTCGAACTAAATCTCCTGTTTGGTATATGCGTTTATATCCGTCGCGGCTAATTTTCGATGGTAGTAAACTACCGCTGATAAATTTTTCGGCTGTTAATTCTGGTTTTCTCCAGTAGCCACGGGCAATGCCTGTACCGCCAAGATATAGTTCCCCAATATCTCCGATGGCCACCTGCTGTAAATTGCTATCCAACACCCAAGCTTTAGTATTCTTTAACGCTTTGCCGATATTGTTTGCCGAATCCCCATGCGTAAAAAGGTGTGCGGTAGCGCACACAGTAGTCTCTGTTGGTCCATAGGCATTGAAAATCTTGCTTTGCTTGTTGAGCTTTTGCATCATATTAATGGATGGTGCTTCACCGGCAACAACAATGCTTTGCAAGGAGTGAAGTTTTTCTTCGGGTAACAACGCTAATAGTGATGGTGGTAAAGTGGCAAACTGTATTTGATTGTCTCGGATTAAGTTTGCAAGTTTATTGTGGTCTTTACGTTCTTCTTCATTAGCAATATAAATCGTTTGGCCCAAAAATAGACTGGCAAATATCTCGAATACACTGGCATCAAAAACATAAGATGCAAACTGTAAAGTCCTTTGAAAATTTTCCAGTGAAAACCTTTCAATTTGCGCCGAAGCGAGGTGAAGAATATTCTGATGAGTGATCATAACCCCCTTAGGCTTGCCCGTTGTTCCAGATGTGTATAGTACGTAGGCAAGATCATTAAGGCAGTTCTGATTTACTTCCTCCAATGAAGGGCTGGTTTTAATAGTATCTTTATCGTCAGAAATGAGTAAGATTGGCGAGTTATGATTTGAGTTTAGCCAGCTTGTCAGTTGAAATTTATGATGAGCCTGAGTTACAACCACTTTGGTTTTGGTATCCTGAAAAATGTATAATGCTCTCTCCCGTGGATACTCTGTAGAGATTGGAACATAGGCAGCACCAGCCTTTATTACTGCCAGCATGGCAATTACCATGTCCAAGCCTCGATCTAAATACAGTGCAACTAAATTTTCTTTTGAGTTGTCTTCTTTAGCTAGCGCCTGGCTGATTAAGGTTGAAAGTGATTTTGAGCGCTCATCAAGCTCTTGATAACTAATACTAATCCCTTGATATATGAGAGCTGTTTTATTTGGGTTTATATTGATTTGCTTTTCTAAGCAGCTATAGACGGATCGTGCTTTTGAATTGAAATTCTCACTTTTGATATTCTGTGAGTTAACGATTTCATTGATTTCCATCATCAGTATTCCATTTTTATTTTTTATTAACGATCATTGTAAAAAGTGATAGCTTTGGTTGTTGTCTGGTTTATACCCTTCTTGGATGACCTTTCATATGTTGTGAATATGAAATTTTATTATTTATTCTGTAAGTGATGTGCGTCTTGAATTAGTAGTTATTTTTAAGTTTTCAAGTTAGTAAATTATATTTTGTTAAGAGGGTTAGGGTAGGTGACTGAATTAATATCGTGTAATGAAGATCAAAAGGTTTTAGCTGTGGAAAATGATTCTCTATAGCTGGCTTATAATGAAAAGGCTGGCGGGATGTGTGTTGTTTAGATTGAAATTTATTATGTTTCGTCTGCCAATGTTGAAGCATTGGTGAGGTGGTAAATGTGGCTAAGTTGTTAGAATAATTTGCATTTTTCATAGTGCCAACTTCCGTGCATGTCTGTCACTACAATACTGCGCTGGGAAGTTATCAAAAATGTTTTTGTGCATCAACAAAAAGGTACTTGCAATATTGGTAGCAGATTTTATGGCGATTATTTATTTGATAGGAGTCTGATGGGGACGGTTTTTGTTTTTTGTGATTGCGCTTTTTTCAGTTCGGAAGCGTGTAAATAGTTCGTTTTTTCTCTGATTTTAAATTTGTAGGGGGAGGTTGTTGTTTGTGTGTTCGATGTTTTTATGATGATTTCAGGTAAATTTTTTGGAGTGTTGTTGTTGGGGGTTTTAAAGTGGGTTGGGGTTGAGAATTATTTTGATTGGCTTTTCTTTTATAGTAGCGTTGGCTGTATGGGTGGTAATTCTAATTAAGAAGTTTGTTCGTGTTTTATCGATGTTTTCTAGATATATGAAATGTTAACTTTAAATAAAGTTTGCAGTCGTTGCTGTGAGGAGTGAAGTTAGGGTTTTTGGGGATATGTATTTTAGATTGTTCGGTAATGAAGTTTTGGCGCTGTATGAACGATTCTCTATCTTGATGGCATAGGGATTGCTAGCGACATAGTATATGCTCAAACTGAGCGTAAGCAGTTAATCAAAGATAGGGATGTGGAGCATATATATGAGAATTTAAAATAAATTATTCGATTAGATATCGGGGGGGATATGAGTGAGATATTCAATAGTCGATATCAATATAATTTATTTGAATTAAGTTGTTGCAATTTGGTGTGTTTATCGATGTTTTTTGAAAAGAGAACCTTCTAAAATTTCAGTTTCTGAAGAAATTATTTAAGAGGTTCTCTTTTACTAGTTGCAGTAGTAGTTAGTTTAATTTATTCATACATCTAGGTCCCTTCCGCGCAGCATTAAAGCGGTCACGCAAGCGCTCAATCATCGCTGAGCGCGCAGCATCGTGGTTTATACCCATAACCACATTTACTGCCAAGCCCTCACCGGTCTCAGAAAAAGTAGTCTTCCCTACTGTTGGGTCAAAGGTAATCGGATCATAAGGTGTTGTGCTATCGGCTAGGCCTGCATCTAGTTGATCGACGGTGATATAGCCGGGCACTAATTCCATTTCCAAGGTTTCAGGCTCCAGTAGTACCAGCGCAGCAATAATATCCCACAGGCGAATAACGGCATCCATGGCGAAGTCACCATTACCCTGGAAATCTCCACCCTCAAATTCACGAATGGAACTGAGGAGTTGGGAGGTGTAGCAGGCTTCCGGAGTTGCGCGGCGCTCTGCGAGGGCTTCGATGGTGCTGCCTTGTACTTTGGCCATATCGGTTGAGTTGGTCGGAACCAGATAGGTTTCAATATTATTTTTACTCAGGGCGTCGAAGGCCCATTGTGCGCTCAGTGGGTCGAGCAGAATATTGAATTCCTGATGGGTACTGAAGTCGCTGTCACAGCCAAAGCTGGGGTGGGAGAAAATATTACCGCCCAGATTTCTAGATTTATCGCCAAAGCAGGCTGCTTCGTGATTCTCAGTAAACGGCTCATAATTCTCAAAGCCACCACCCATCATAATAACGCGGTCAATTTTAGCTAGCTGCTCTTCGTTGGCTTTGCCAAGTACCCGGGCCAGGGTGGTGAGTTTGCCGGTGTTGAAAACTACTGGGCGTTGCTCCAGGTTATCCATCGTTTCCAGGATAATGTCTTCGGCCAGCTCAAAATTGAAGGAGACACCATTGTTACCTTGGTAGCGGTAGTGCTCCTGTTTTGCGCGCGGGATTAGGTGGTCAGTTCCATACAAGGTGGAGCCGTTGTCACGCCAGGGGCCGGGTACATACTGGCCGTAGAGATTGATACCCATGGCGTTGCGGCGCTCCAGGTTCCAGGTGCCGGTGGAGAAATCGGAGGAGTTGGGTAGTTGGTAGTCTTCTCTGCCGAGAACGGCCTTATCGTCATTCACTGGAGATACTGAAGCTTTGCCGTTTGCGCCGTAGGCGACTTCTTCTGTGGCAAAATAGGCTCCGCGAATAACCTGGGTATCGTTATTTCCCAGCCATTCGAGGATGTTGTAAACAGTGTTGGCCCCGTGCGCTACGGTATTGAAAGAGTCCTCAACGACAGCCAGCTCCAGGGTATAGCGTGGGTCTTTGGCGATTAGCATCAGTGCTACGGCATCGTCAAAGTTATTGAAGTCGCCAATCCAGATAATGGGTTGGGCGTTCTCGATCTTGATGGCCTGGTGTGGTTTCTTGCTGTGAGGTCCGCTATCCGCATTGCAAGAAGCCAATGTGGTTAGGCTGCCCAGTACCAGAGCTCCTACAGAGAACCAGTGTTTTAATTTCATTTATCCTTCCCTAAATATTCGAGTGGTTTTACTCGGCAATCCAATAGCTCCTCCCTGATCTACTCGATTGCCACCTTGTAGCACCGTTTGTTGTATGAGTTAACGGTATTACACAGGTGTGAGCCGGAACATGGCCGGCAGCGATACTTCCCTGTAGCGCTTTGTCTGAAAGCTGTTTAAATCAGCCTTCAATAAATGGCTTTAAATTTCGTAATAGCTGTTGCTCCAGGGGTTCACTACCGCTAATTCCCATACCTGTCAGTTTTGATTTATCCAGCTGGCAATTGTAAGGGCGTGGCACTGTAAAATTGGGTTCACTTTCAGCGCTCAGGTGTTCGGCATTCAGGTTGCAAGCCTTGGCAATAATGTGTGCGAGTTCGTAGCGTGTGCAGGCCGTATCGCCACTCCACTGGTAAATGCCTTCAAAATTCATACCACTACGAATTTTTAGCAGGCATTGCTCCAGTACTTCAGCCACTTCCTCAACACTGGTGGGAAAACGAATAGCCCAGTGATCCAACGTGACTGGCTTTTGCTCGCGCAAAGTATCCAGTAGGGCGGTGATACCGGATTCCTCCAGATAGGCAACGGGCCCGAATAACCAGGGCAACCTCAATACCCAGTGGTTGCCGTTATTCAGTACCGCCTCTTCCCCTGCCAATTTACTGCGGCCATAGAAGTTAACCGGGTTGGGATTGTCATCAGCTTTGTAGGGCGGGGTGCTGCCATCAAAAACATAGTCGGTGCTGATATACACTAATTGTGTATCGTTTTCGTTACAGTATTTCGCCAGGAATTCTGTGCTGCTGACATTGAGCTGCCAGGCGGTGTCGGGGCTGTCGGCGCAGCGATCAGGCCAGCGCTCGGCGGCGCAGTGAATGACAATATCGGGATTAACCTGTTGCAGGCAGGTCTTTACCGCTTCGCTATCGGACAAGTCCAGGCGAATTAAATTTTCTCCCGCGCGGGAAAAGGCGGTACCGGTAACAGAAAAAACCGGATTGTTGGAAAGCTGTTTAAATACACTGCGCCCCAATAGGCCGGAGGCGCCGGTAATCAGTATTTTCACGGGTGATTTCCTTTTGTCAGGCTGGCGGGAAACGTGTGGCCTGAGTGGGATAAAAGATGGTGCAGGATGGTTGGGTAGGCCACAACTGAAGGCCGCCTACCCGGGTGCTGCCCGGTTTGCCTATCTGAAAAGTTACAGAAGGTGATACCGGGCTGGAGCAATTTACATCTGCTCCATCACTTCAATGCCAAGCAGGTCGAGGCCAGTAGCGATAGTGCTGGCCACTAGATTACATAATTGTAAGCGGCTGTGCTTCTGCTGTTCACTTACGCCTTCTTTCAGTACTGGGCAGGCTTCGTAGAAGCTCATATAGGCACTCGCCAGTTCGTACAAGTAGGTGCAGAGTACGTGCGGGAAGGTATCTTTGGCTACCTGGTCCAGTACTTCGCCAAATTGGCTTAGTTTAATTGCCAGGGAGCGTTCCTGTGGGCTTTCCAGTTGGATATCGCCCTTGAGCTCACTCGGCTCAATACCGGCTTTACGGAAAATACTGCGTACGCGGGTGTAAGCATACTGTAGGTAGGGGGCGGTATTGCCCTCAAAGCTCAGCATGGATTCCCAGCTGAAGATGTAATCGTTAGTGCGGGTCTTGCTTAGGTCCGCATATTTCACCGCGCCGATGCCCACCTTGCGCGCGATTTCTGCACAGGTTTTTGCATCCAGCTCCGGGTTTTTCTCAGCCACCAGTTTCTCTGCACGCTCTACTGCTTCATCCAGGAGGGCTGCCAGTTTTACGGTGCCGCCGGTGCGGGTCTTAAATGGTTTACCGTCGTCGCCCATCATGGTGCCAAAAGCGCAATGCTCAAGAGAAACCGACTCTGGCAGGAAGCTCGCTTTGCGTGAGGCGACAAAGGCCTGCTGTAGGTGCAGGGATTGGCGAGCATCAACAACATATAGGATACGGTCGGCACTGAGTTGGTTGGCGCGGTAGCGGATAGCGGCCAGGTCGGTGGTGGCATATAGGTAGCCGCCGCCTTTCTTCTGGATAATCATCGGGCTGGGGTTGCCTTCCTTATCGGCCATCTCTTCCAGGAAAACTACGATCGCGCCCTGGTCTTCAACGGCGATTCCATTATCCAGCAGCTCTTTTACCAGCACCGGCAGATCATCGTTGTACTGGCTTTCAGCGTAAACGTCTTCCTGTTTGAGGGTGACATTCAGCTTGGAGTAGATTTCTTCGCAGTGGCTGATAGAGATATCAATAAACTGCTTCCACAGTTTCAGGCACTGCTCATCTCCGCCTTGCAGTTTTACAACGTATTCACGGGCGCGATCGGCAAAGCCCTCTTCGTCATCAAAGCGAACCTTGGCTTCGCGGTAGAAGACTTCCAGATCGGCCAGTGCCACTTCTGCATCACTGTCTGCCAGCTTGTCGGAAAGGTGTGCCAGCAACATGCCGAATTGGGTGCCCCAGTCGCCCATATGATTTTGGCGAACTACTTTGTGCCCCTGGAACTCCAGCAGTCGTGCCAGGGCATCACCGATAATGGTGGTGCGCAGGTGGCCTACGTGCATTTCTTTGGCCAGGTTGGGATGGGAATAGTCGATGACTACGGTCTTGGGCTCTTCAACCGAGGCGATATTCAGGCGCTTATCGCCTTGGGCGGACAATAGTTGCTGGCTCAGCCACTGTTCACTCAGATGGATGTTTAAGAAGCCAGGGCCTGCGATCTCGACCTTTTCGATCATATCGCCTTTATCCAGCTGCTCAAGGATCTTGCCAGCCAGCTCGCGCGGGTTGGTGCCCATGCGCTTGGCAGCGCCCATAGCGCCGTTGGCCTGGTAGTCGCCAAACCCGGCCTTTTTCGCAGGTGCCACAATCGGGCCGCATTCTTCGGGGATACCGGCGGCGAGCATGGCGGCCTGGAATTTGTCGGTGAGGAGCTGGCGAATATTCATAGAGTGAAGTGCTGTCTTAAATTCGTGGAAACGCCGAATTTTAATGGGCGGTGGCGGCTTTGCAACCAGCGTTGGCAAAGGAGTTGGTCCGGAGTGCTCGAAATCTCGACTTGGGTGTCCAGACGAGGAGGTTCTCGGTGGTATGATGCCGCCAAATTATGGAGGTACCGTGAGTTCTACCACACTTTATTGGCACGATTATGAAACCTGGGGTACAGACCCGGGTGCCGACAAGCCGGCGCAGTTTGCCGGTATCAGGACCGACGAAGAACTGAATATCGTCGGCGAGCCATTGATGATTTACTGTCGCCCTTCAGTGGATTGCCTGCCACAGCCGATGGCGAGCCTGGTGACTGGCATTAGCCCGCAGAAAGCCCTGGCCAATGGAGTGCCGGAAATAGAGTTTATCCAGCGCATCCTCGCCGAACTGGGTGCGCCGGGCACCTGTGGGGTGGGCTACAACAGCTTGCGTTTTGATGACGAGGTAACTCGCTACACCCTTTATCGTAATCTGCTCGATCCCTATGAGCGGGAATGGCGCTCCGGCAACAGCCGTTGGGACATTATTGACATGGTGCGCCTCACCTACGCCCTGCGCCCAGAGGGAATCCAGTGGCCCACCCGTGAGGACGGTGCGCCGTCCTTCCGCCTGGAAGAATTGACCGCTGCCAATGGGATCTCCCACGAGGGCGCCCACGATGCGCTGTCGGATGTGCACGCCACCATTGATATGGCGAGGCTGATCCGCAAACAGCAACCAAAGCTTTACGATTATGTGTTCCGCCTGCGTCGCAAGCAGGAGGCCGCCAAGATGATCGATATGCGCGAGCGCCGTCCGCTATTGCATATTTCCGGCAAGGTCTCTGCTAATCATGGTCACTTGACCTATGTGATGCCCTTGGCCAGTCACCCGGTTAACCGCAATGCGGTTATTGTTGCCAACCTGGCAATGGACCCCGAGCCATTACTCAGCCTGGATGCAGACACTCTGCGAGAGCGCCTGTACACCTCTCGCGACAAGCTGGGTGAGGGTGAGTTGCCGGTAGGGCTGAAACTGGTGCATTTGAACAAGTGCCCGGTATTGGCGCCTGCAAATATGCTGGATGACAAGCGCGCCACTGAGCTGGGTATCGATCGCACAACCTGTGAGGCGAACTGGCAGAAGCTCAAAGATATCGATTTGACAGAAAAGCTGCACAACGTATTCCTGGATCGGGAATTCCCTGAGAGAGATGTGGAAGCGGACCTTTACGGTGGATTCCTCAGCGACTCTGACCGCGATATCTGCCGTGAACTGCACCGTGGACTGGCGGCCCGAGGTCCGGAAGCTTTGGCGGGTGAAGTGCCTTTCACCGATAAGCGCCTACCCGAGCTGCTATTCCGTATGCGGGCGCGCAATTTCCCCGAGACCCTGTCTGAGGAAGAGCACCAGCGCTGGCAGATCTGGTGTTTCCAGCGCTTAACTGACGCTACTGCCGGGGCCTCAATCACCCTGGAAGATTACTTCCGCCAGCTGTCTGAGCTGCGGGTTCAGTACCCGGAGCGCATCTCCCTGATTACAGAGCTGGAGAACTGGGGCGATAGCTTACTTGCCTAATGTGTCGAATCACGTCAGCGGCCGTTCTTCCTCTGGGCTCTTTCCTGGTGCCCGAGTAGAATGCCGCTCGCGAATACCCGGCGCCCACAAGGCGCAACCACTGGAGTAACCATGGACTTTATCGGAGCCAATATACTGTCGGTCAGCCAATTTGAGCGCGCCGACATAGAGCGTGTATTTGATGTAGCTGACGCCATGACCCCCTATGCACAGCGTGAAAAGGTAACGCGTGTATTGGAAGGGGCGATTCTCGGCAATATGTT
This DNA window, taken from Microbulbifer sp. MKSA007, encodes the following:
- a CDS encoding condensation domain-containing protein, with protein sequence MLALLKELKKNNLAVWVSGDILKLASSGDEIPKELLTRLKAEKPQLVKYLQRREIDSQKKFFRLEELLQYRLSFAQERLLFIERLEPETCAYHIPYLVQLDQDARLDILQSAFTHLAIRHPVLNSVYIESDNRNISQILSGPVKISTNHLNTEEKLLPAVKDEIVRPFDLSQDPPMRLKYYEANKKLYLLIMWHHIAFDGWSMDIFLRELSNIYQSLLNSQEIGLPDLSIQYSDYAQWQRDYLNGENLSKLKSFWHNTLYGYELLILPTDRPRPKKWITEEKISTLR
- a CDS encoding non-ribosomal peptide synthetase — translated: MTQILQGDASKISDLVIADTKLNQQIARWNNTDTEYSATRTLVELFESQVSKAPQNTALVYQDSVISYQELNKKANQLAQVILTQYRAQTGHELMADTIVALYLDRSLEMIISMLAVLKVGGAYLPISPEYPEQRTQFIFKDSQAPIILTQRHHFTAIDKKLSEFKNVPLLISVDIPELLSTQSSASPAIKLDPRALAYVIYTSGTTGKPKGVMIEHQSVVNLTQYMIKSHQLNTEKRILQFSNYVFDASVFEIFPALLSGSELHIASDECRVESERLISYITENNINQAFIPTAILNEIAEELRNSTLTLVHTGGDNLSPLAVLPAEFTFNEYGPTEATVCVTQQKIEKPDQINIGKPIDNVRLYVLNEYGHYSPVGVIGELYIGGACLARGYLNRETLTQQRFIPNYFATQEDLDRGYDRLYKTGDLVRWLPDGSLEYFGRNDSQIKIRGYRIETSEIENILCTHPEIKQAVVIKRELKGNQVLAAYLVSTHDVVLDCDAIKSFLQSSLPNYMVPDSYNLIDVIPLNINGKFDPNLLPEPEMVTQHNYEAPRNELERHLCTVWQEVLKLDKVGIEDNFFRIGGNSINAVKLTAVSRKLNGIDIPLRLLLEHSTVARLALALKNQQSMVIPKLADKPTANNQLVMEI
- a CDS encoding amino acid adenylation domain-containing protein, which gives rise to MEINEIVNSQNIKSENFNSKARSVYSCLEKQININPNKTALIYQGISISYQELDERSKSLSTLISQALAKEDNSKENLVALYLDRGLDMVIAMLAVIKAGAAYVPISTEYPRERALYIFQDTKTKVVVTQAHHKFQLTSWLNSNHNSPILLISDDKDTIKTSPSLEEVNQNCLNDLAYVLYTSGTTGKPKGVMITHQNILHLASAQIERFSLENFQRTLQFASYVFDASVFEIFASLFLGQTIYIANEEERKDHNKLANLIRDNQIQFATLPPSLLALLPEEKLHSLQSIVVAGEAPSINMMQKLNKQSKIFNAYGPTETTVCATAHLFTHGDSANNIGKALKNTKAWVLDSNLQQVAIGDIGELYLGGTGIARGYWRKPELTAEKFISGSLLPSKISRDGYKRIYQTGDLVRRLQGDEFEFIGRNDSQVKIRGHRIELSEIENCLKTLNGIALACVLASDTGNKKSLYAYAVLKQEFSLDIQQLESHLKAHLPLHMVPEHFLILPELPLTENGKIDKSILLSMATHDPSAMMDVNLNSEQATFLVLISKYTALPLAWKEDFFAAGGDSISAIRLCSKLAREASVNIPVELIYTERTPENIWQQLPRCQQSFSINTRDNKYRTISPLSSQQRAIWFLTKSNPGNRAYHAKSKLILKGEIDPDILAHSIQDVVDAHEIYRTSYSLEEPCQYIHESYQVEIARYDFSSMNYQQAQQQVDYLIAEGLNQVFDITQLPLVRWGLVKLTDKEHILVHIEYHLVHDGWSSNIFLEHLFSCYKQRLEGRKKQLLIMLGSTPTLLFFKTIG